A window from Argopecten irradians isolate NY chromosome 3, Ai_NY, whole genome shotgun sequence encodes these proteins:
- the LOC138317699 gene encoding ammonium transporter Rh type A-like, which produces MSFARRGKFTIVMCVIQIIFLVLFGVFGDYDAAAKPRREDKSIESSIGMYPMFQDVHVMIFIGFGFLMTFLKRYGYSAVSINMLISAVIIQWALIVRGIIHQLLHGEEKFTIGVGDMLSADFAAATVLISFGAVLGKTSPLQLMVMGLIEVVLSQINEYIGLDKLKAEDVGESMYIHAFGAYFGLAVARVLFSEDIEKSSKEGAVYHSDLFSMIGTVFLWIYWPSFNGGAATGDEQHRAVVNTYLSLVACTVVTFAFSMCVDKHAKFDMVHIQNATLAGGVAVGTTAHMPLEPWGAMLIGCVAAIVSVLGFRFLSPLMASKLKIHDTCGVNNLHGMPGILAGIAGACAAALANYDKWGESLFEVFPGIAPEHNSTDYNQYHDALTSGWSAGLGRSPHEQGGYQFAALGLTLAIAIVGGALTGLLMKLPIWDNPKGDALFDDGDFFTVAEEGFPHAGQYGMNGIKEDTQIHLME; this is translated from the exons ATGTCGTTCGCTAGGAGAGGAAAGTTTACAATTGTTATGTGTGTGATCCAAATAATATTCCTGGTATTATTTGGTGTATTTGGAGACTACGATGCTGCTGCTAAACCAAGGCGTGAAGACAAGAGTATTGAGAGTAGCATTGGAATGTATCCAA TGTTCCAAGATGTACACGTGATGATCTTTATCGGATTCGGATTTTTGATGACTTTCCTTAAGCGGTATGGCTACTCTGCAGTCAGTATCAACATGCTGATATCCGCTGTCATCATCCAATGGGCACTTATCGTTAGAGGAATTATTCACCAGCTGCTACACGGCGAAGAAAAATTCACTATCGGAGTCGGAGA CATGTTGAGTGCTGACTTTGCGGCCGCTACAGTACTAATTTCGTTTGGAGCCGTATTGGGTAAGACAAGTCCCCTCCAACTGATGGTCATGGGGCTAATAGAAGTGGTATTAAGTCAAATCAACGAGTACATCGGACTCGATAAATTAAAG GCTGAGGATGTCGGCGAGTCTATGTATATCCATGCCTTTGGTGCCTACTTTGGACTTGCTGTTGCCCGTGTCCTCTTTTCGGAAGATATCGAGAAGTCATCAAAGGAAGGAGCAGTTTATCATTCAGATCTCTTCTCCATGATAG GTACCGTGTTTCTATGGATATACTGGCCATCTTTTAACGGTGGGGCGGCCACTGGGGACGAACAACACAGGGCTGTGGTCAACACATACCTATCCTTAGTAGCCTGTACCGTGGTCACCTTCGCCTTCTCCATGTGTGTCGACAAACACGCTAAATTCGATATG GTCCACATCCAGAATGCCACATTAGCTGGTGGCGTGGCCGTCGGGACCACAGCTCACATGCCTCTAGAACCCTGGGGAGCAATGCTGATTGGCTGCGTGGCCGCCATTGTTTCCGTCCTCGGATTCAGATTCCTTTCG CCACTCATGGCCAGTAAACTTAAGATCCATGACACGTGCGGCGTAAACAACCTCCACGGCATGCCAGGCATTTTGGCGGGAATAGCTGGGGCATGCGCAGCTGCTTTGGCCAACTATGATAAATGGGGTGAAAG tttgtTTGAGGTCTTTCCTGGAATCGCCCCGGAACACAACTCGACTGATTATAACCAGTACCACGACGCTTTAACCTCGGGATGGAGCGCAGGACTGGGCCGCTCTCCACACGAACAGGGAGGGTACCAGTTCGCTGCTCTTGGTTTGACACTAGCCATCGCTATTGTAGGTGGCGCCTTAACTG GTTTGTTGATGAAGCTACCAATATGGGATAACCCAAAAGGTGACGCACTGTTTGATGACGGTGATTTCTTCACCGTGGCGGAGGAAGGATTTCCCCACGCCGGACAGTACGGAATGAACGGCATAAAGGAAGACACCCAAAT
- the LOC138317701 gene encoding perlucin-like protein produces the protein MKYTLLILVFLGISVCTEQILPGPELADQDTDIVDLKEHLTEIHRLLRDEYLQQYESLMSSLKGIVIFSCGEGWEYFEDYCYWFSRTKRSFQDARENCQSMGADLVDVTGFQENRFIKYHMRVIRRENPELRYYYLGGTDSDSEGQWVWVRTGQNVGFTDWQRGEPSNSNGNEDCIILNGERLSAWNDAPCAEEYYPICEKRVEYKQFH, from the exons ATGAAGTATACACTGTTGATATTAGTGTTTCTGGGGATTAGCGTTTGTACTGAACAAATACTACCCGGCCCAGAATTAGCAGATCAGGATACAGATATAGTTGATTTGAAGGAGCATTTAACTGAGATACATCGACTTCTTCGTGACGAATACTTGCAGCAATATGAGAGTCTGATGTCTTCCCTGAAAG GGATCGTGATATTCAGTTGTGGAGAAGGATGGGAATACTTTGAAGATTACTGCTACTGGTTTTCTCGTACCAAAAGATCTTTTCAAGATGCAAGG GAAAACTGTCAGAGCATGGGAGCGGATCTCGTTGATGTCACTGGATTTCAGGAAAACCGATTCATTAAGTATCATATGAGAGTAATTCGGCGTG AGAATCCCGAGCTGAGATATTATTATTTAGGAGGAACAGACTCAGACAGTGAGGGACAATGGGTTTGGGTGAGGACAGGGCAGAATGTTGGCTTCACTGACTGGCAACGTGGTGAGCCGAGTAATTCCAATGGGAACGAGGACTGCATCATTTTGAATGGGGAGAGACTGTCCGCCTGGAATGATGCTCCCTGTGCAGAAGAGTATTATCCAATCTGCGAGAAAAG GGTGGAATATAAACAATTTCACTGA